The Sphingopyxis sp. CCNWLW2 genome contains the following window.
CGAGGGTCCCGATACCGACAATGAGCTGGCCTATCGCTTCTACGACAAGGACCGGGTAGTGCTCGGCAAGCGGATGGAGGATCATCTGCGTTTCGCCGCCTGTTTCTGGCACACATTCTGCTGGCGGGGGTCCGATGTGTTCGGCGCGGGCACCTTCAGCCGCCCCTGGCATCGGGGAGCCAACGACAACGCCGCGGCAGCAGAGAAACGCGCGGCCGCGTTCGACTTCTTCAGCCGCCTCGATATTCCCTATTATTGTTTCCACGACGTCGATGTGATGGCCGACGCGAGCGGCGTCGCCGAGCATCGCCGCCACTTCGCCGAAGCGGTCGACGATCTGGAGCGGTTGCAGGGCGGCACGGGGCGTAAACTGCTCTGGGGCACCGCCAATCTGTTCGGCGACCCGCGCTTTGCCGCGGGCGGCGCGACCAATCCCGATCCCGAAGTCTTTGCCTTTGGTGCGATGCAGGTACGCGATGCCTTGGAGGCAACGCATCGCCTGGGCGGCGCCAACTATGTGCTGTGGGGCGGCCGCGAGGGCTATGAGACGCTGCTCAACACCGACCTCAAACGCGAACTCGACAATCTCGGGCGTTTCCTCAGCCTGGTGGTCGAGCATAAGCACAAGATCGGCTTTACCGGCACGATCCTGATCGAGCCCAAGCCGCACGAGCCCACCAAACATCAGTACGACTTCGACAGCGCAACGGTGTACGGATTCCTCAAGCGCTACGGCCTCGAAAATGAAGTGAAGGTCAATATCGAGGCGAACCACGCGACGCTTGCCGGCCATACGTTCGAGCATGAAATCGCGATGGCGAGCGCGCTCGGCATCTTCGGATCGATCGACGCCAACCGCGGCGACCACCAGAATGGTTGGGACACCGATCAATTCCCCAACTCGGTCGGGGAACTGACGCTGGCAATGGTCGAAATCCTCCGCGCCGGCGGCTTCACCACCGGCGGATTCAACTTCGACGCCAAAGTGCGCCGCCAGTCGATGGATGCGGTCGACCTCTTCTATGGCCATATCGGCGGCATCGACACCGTCGCGCGCGGGCTGCTGAATGCCGCAGCGCTGATTGAGGACGGGCGTCTCGATGGCATCAAGGCCGAGCGCTATGCCGGATGGGACGGCGATTTCGGCCGGCAGGTGGCGGCGCTCGACCTTGCCGGTATCGCCGATCTTGCCGCCGAAAAGGCGATCGATCCTCGGCCGCGGTCGGGGCGCCAGGAACGGATCGAGAATCTGATCAACCGCTTCGTCTGACGCGAGGCTTTCCGTTGGCAAAAATGCGCGGGCGCGTCTTGTGGAAAGGCGCGCCCGCCCCTATTATGTCTGAGTTATTATCAAGGGGATTTTTGCGATGATCGATGGTGCGATGCTGGTCGGCAGCGAGGCACGCCAGGCGGCGACGCGGTTTCAGGGCTATGATCCGGCAACTGGCGACACGCTGATGCCCGACTTTGCGTCGGCCGGCGCCGAGGATGTGGCCGCCGCCTGTGCGCTCGCGCATGAAGCTGCGGCAGCCTATGGTACGACCGACCCCGAAACGCGCGCGGCGTTCCTTGAGGCGATCGCGAGCGAGATCGAGGGCATCGGCGATGACCTCATTGTCCGCGCGATGCGCGAAAGCGGCCTGCCCCGCCCCCGGCTCGAGGGCGAGCGCGGACGCACGACGGGTCAGTTGCGGCTGTTCGCGCAGCTGGTGCGGCAAGGCGACTGGCTCGACGCGACGATCGATCCCGCGCTCCCCGACCGCGCGCCGCTGCCCCGCCCCGACCTCCGCCGGATGAACGTGCCGGTCGGCCCCGTCGCGGTGTTCGGCGCCTCGAACTTCCCGCTCGCCTTCTCGGTCGCGGGGGGCGACACCGCCTCAGCCCTCGCCGCCGGCTGCCCAGTCGTGGTCAAAGGCCATCCCTCGCATCCCGG
Protein-coding sequences here:
- the xylA gene encoding xylose isomerase gives rise to the protein MTDYFADIPTIRFEGPDTDNELAYRFYDKDRVVLGKRMEDHLRFAACFWHTFCWRGSDVFGAGTFSRPWHRGANDNAAAAEKRAAAFDFFSRLDIPYYCFHDVDVMADASGVAEHRRHFAEAVDDLERLQGGTGRKLLWGTANLFGDPRFAAGGATNPDPEVFAFGAMQVRDALEATHRLGGANYVLWGGREGYETLLNTDLKRELDNLGRFLSLVVEHKHKIGFTGTILIEPKPHEPTKHQYDFDSATVYGFLKRYGLENEVKVNIEANHATLAGHTFEHEIAMASALGIFGSIDANRGDHQNGWDTDQFPNSVGELTLAMVEILRAGGFTTGGFNFDAKVRRQSMDAVDLFYGHIGGIDTVARGLLNAAALIEDGRLDGIKAERYAGWDGDFGRQVAALDLAGIADLAAEKAIDPRPRSGRQERIENLINRFV